The Lewinellaceae bacterium genome has a segment encoding these proteins:
- a CDS encoding Na(+)-translocating NADH-quinone reductase subunit A, which produces MRFFGADGLTKQSGKTIALKRGHDIHLNGEAAKTLIEGVRAKTFAVRPPDFFNISPIPKVTVAVGDEVKAGDIIFFDKKKPEIKYAAPVSGEVIAVNRGEKRSISEIVILADKEITSRAYDGFDLAKSDRASLVNYLLESGVWPMLRQRPYNITPDPETVPVNIFVSTFDTAPLAPDLSFVVTGQEDAFQKGLDVLAKLTSGKVHLGIDGRGGNVSNAFTQAKGVELHTFSGKHPIGNVGVQIHHISPVSNKAIAWTMGVQEVITLGKLFLHQKFDATRIVAVAGELKNPGYVITYQGANVGDLTGENLKEGKMRLISGDVLSGKKKDKTQFLGYYDDQVSVIQEGEYFELFGWLLPQSKRPTVSKTYLGGFFSSKKVSVDTNTHGEKRAFVVTGEYEALLPMDIYPQHLLKSIIVGDLEKMEGLGIYEVVEEDLALCEFACTSKQPVQNILRGGLNDMLEQG; this is translated from the coding sequence ATGAGGTTTTTCGGAGCCGACGGGCTTACAAAACAAAGTGGAAAAACCATTGCCTTAAAAAGAGGCCATGATATCCACCTCAACGGTGAAGCGGCTAAAACACTGATTGAAGGCGTAAGGGCCAAAACATTTGCTGTGCGTCCTCCTGATTTCTTTAACATTTCTCCTATTCCAAAGGTGACTGTTGCCGTGGGTGACGAAGTTAAAGCCGGAGATATTATCTTTTTTGACAAGAAAAAACCTGAGATCAAATACGCAGCTCCCGTGAGTGGTGAAGTTATTGCCGTCAACAGAGGGGAAAAACGTTCGATCTCAGAGATCGTTATCCTGGCGGATAAAGAAATAACCAGCCGGGCTTATGATGGTTTTGATCTTGCAAAGTCAGATCGTGCCTCCCTGGTAAACTACCTGTTGGAAAGTGGCGTTTGGCCTATGCTGAGACAACGTCCTTATAATATCACACCTGATCCTGAAACGGTACCTGTAAATATTTTTGTATCTACTTTTGATACGGCACCTCTTGCCCCCGATTTAAGTTTCGTCGTGACAGGACAGGAAGATGCTTTTCAGAAAGGACTGGACGTGTTGGCTAAACTGACGAGTGGCAAGGTACATCTTGGCATTGACGGCAGGGGAGGCAATGTTTCCAATGCTTTTACCCAGGCCAAAGGAGTAGAATTGCACACTTTTAGCGGAAAGCACCCTATTGGAAATGTAGGGGTACAAATTCACCACATCAGCCCTGTCAGCAATAAGGCTATTGCGTGGACTATGGGAGTACAAGAGGTCATTACACTCGGGAAGTTATTCCTCCACCAAAAGTTTGATGCTACAAGAATCGTGGCGGTCGCAGGAGAATTGAAAAACCCGGGATATGTCATTACCTACCAGGGAGCCAATGTTGGCGATCTGACAGGAGAAAATCTCAAAGAAGGTAAAATGCGTCTCATTTCAGGGGATGTTCTTTCCGGCAAGAAAAAAGACAAAACACAGTTTCTCGGGTATTACGATGATCAGGTTTCTGTAATCCAGGAAGGAGAGTATTTCGAATTATTTGGCTGGTTGCTTCCACAATCGAAGCGCCCGACGGTATCAAAGACCTACCTGGGCGGGTTCTTTTCTTCAAAGAAAGTAAGCGTTGATACCAATACTCATGGTGAAAAGCGCGCCTTTGTGGTCACGGGAGAATACGAGGCATTACTGCCAATGGATATTTATCCGCAACACCTCCTAAAATCGATTATTGTAGGAGATCTGGAAAAGATGGAAGGACTGGGGATATATGAAGTAGTAGAGGAAGACCTGGCTCTCTGTGAGTTTGCATGTACGTCCAAGCAGCCGGTGCAAAACATTTTGCGGGGTGGTTTGAATGATATGCTTGAGCAAGGCTAA